The Magnolia sinica isolate HGM2019 chromosome 9, MsV1, whole genome shotgun sequence sequence GCTATCAAGAGGCCCAAGCTGGCCAACGCAACCAGACCGTTGATCGCCATAGGGACACAGATCAAAACCACTAACAAAAGTGCTAAGATGGTCATACACAACCATCTAACAGTTGGATTCTTCCAAAGCATGTCCTTGATGGACAACTCATCATTGTAGTAAGCAACGGCCGACGTGTAGATTGTTCCAATCATTGATAATATAAACATCCCAATCGACAAAGTTGTGAAGATGGTTTCTTCATCGATGGAAAGCCAAACTTCCTGTTCAATCTCCGCCGTTGATTCGATGTATTCGTCGAAGGCTATGGGATTTTTGGTGCTTATGATGTGGGCCTTGTTGAACGCCATGATCAAGGGCTTGAGGGCGAAGTTGTTACCTAAGAACATAAAAGAGGAAGGGATGAGAAGGAGAAGTGCAATGGAGAGCATgagctttccatttctaaatGGGAATCTGCGGACATCTCTTAGAATTCCAAAGACATCCATGGCCGTTGAAGAAGAGCACAATCTCTTGTGTCAGAGGAGATGATGATCTTTAGCGATGAGACGAGAACACAGTAATATGTGAGGCCGGTACACTACAAAGCTTTGTGGGTAAAGCTTAAGCTACAACACtatatatgtatggggcccaccttaatatctacatgacatccaatctgtccatcatgtgaaCCCGCTCGTATTCTCATTTGAAGTTAAAACacaggtggatccaaagcttagATGGGTTAAACGATGTAAAAATAATGcctaaaatctctaaaataaCGTGTTGTGACTCCTTTGAAATTATTAATGGCCGGATTTTTGGCTTGTATATTGATACTGATGAGTcacatcttctgaatggattggatggaatatataagAATTGTAAGCCCAACACACAGACTGgaagaattttaatggtagaggttCCCATCCCAACTTTTCTTTATTGTGGGGCCTATTTGAGTTACAGATCGCCTTGATTTCTGGGACATAATAGAATCCGAgggggtccacatgatgaacagattggatttttttgaaaacatcaaggtgagtctcACACAATGCGTTGAAGGTTGAGTTTAACCTACGAAGCTTTGTAGTGGATACGGCCTCTGTATGTATCGAGACTCGAAAACAGCTAGATTCTTGAGTTTAtccatgaatccaaacggaaaaatGGAATGCCGCCCCCACAAATCTAATGGTCCAGATCCTTAGTTATGTGAACCAATCAGAGGTTCGTAGACTTGCAACAAGTCTCTAAATGGTAATCAGCATTCTGGGATGGCCACCCGACACATGGCTgcatggtcagataatcaaaaccatccatcaggtgcaacCAAACAAGTGGACCAAtctaaatggttggatgatttaaTATGTAGCGATGTGTACAACGTCCATACAAAGTTCACTGATCAAATGGAAATGATCAGTAGATAATCGTGAAATTTGTACTGTGACTCATCACAACGAGGTGcgccagatggatggtttggatcttctgGATATGTAGCGATGTGTACAGTGACGGTCAGCATCAAAGGAAGGGAGGTCATGTCTCCGTACCAACCCAACCCCTGTTGGTGCGATGGTTTATCTTTTTTCCATTGACTTGACCACTATCTTCTATGAAGACCTGGTGAGGTGGACTCGAATCTTGTACAACACCGGTTGTACCCAGCTCGTACGACACCCCGAACAATGTCTGGCTTACCATGTTGTTTGCatgacatctaatccgttcatcaggtgcgtCCCACCACTTTCAGAGTACAGATAAAAACTTAGCCCGATCCAAGATTCAGGTAAGCTACACAATGGGAATAAATATCATGAAATCACGCTTAGAACTCCCAAATTAACGcattgtggctcacctgagttgatCGGGATCGGGCTAGTTTTCGGAGCATCCTTTCGTCCTTATGAAGGCATTTGAGGAACAGGTTGGAAAGACTATACACtccatggtgtgccccacacacGAACTTATCGCTGACGTtccatgtggtgtagcccacttgagttgtggaccggattgatttttttgtttttacccATACTGTAAGATCATGGAATCAGGATACACTGTTTCTTATTTTGAGAACCGTGGACGTAAATTCTGAATTTGAATCAAATAAGAGAAATATAAACACAAACAAGCTCAATATAAAACACATGAATTTACTCGAAAAAATTTATTGCcgaaaaaaactacggcacaaagagACAATGAATCCACTATAAAATataaattataagagatagatgGACTTATCAAACTGAAAAACTCTCCAAATCTCTTTGCAGAACCCTACATTTACCCAAAATACCTTAGGTTTGTCTTATCATTACCCTAATTCCGATTACACTAGCTTATATAGCGTTACCATCGAATTAAGAAATAAAACACGTACCTCCACAAAATCACGCAATTCTACTGATAAGACCTTCAATAAGATCGATGACCATCGAGACTTGTCAATAGCATTGAAGAATGCCccaaaaactatccagcaagcatAGGGAGAAATCAAGATTTTCTCGATATGATCGAGTGGTCTATCGATGGGATCAACAGACACTCAATGGGATAAAGTgatttttcgatggcatcaacagaccccTGTTCCAGTTAGATTGAAAAAAATCTGATAACAATCTCTAAAACGACTTCAATCATCATGAACTACAGCTCCGAGTAGAGCTGGGCAAtcttgacccgatccggtggatccgacccgatccaaacCGATCCGACAGCCTGGATCGGTGCAGATCGAGTAGGACAGTTTAGATCCAAAAGTTTTTCGGGTTGGGTTCGGATCCATACCTACCCAGACCGATCTGATTTGGAATCCGATCCAATTGGATCCGTTCTGACCCAGTCCGGAGCGGATAAACACgcattttcatggtgggcccaatagagtttactcagtaccagaAGCAAAAGCGGATTTGCTGGtacaccacacaccagctatatagctcctgtaggtatgtgtcgtgtgCGAAGACTGGCGGcgacggattggttactccccctggtcggtgctctgtgggccccaccatgatgtatgtgtttcatccattccgttcatccattttacagatcattttagggctttagaaaaaaaaatgatagggatacaaatctcagatggaccacaccacaggaaaacaataatgattggatatccaccattataatcctcctaaggcccaatgtactgtttatttgacatctaatctgttgattaggtcataaggaacCAGAttaagggaaacaataaatatcagcttgatcaaaaacttttatggcctccaaaacgtttttaatggtcaacgttcattaaacactgtttccaaaaatgtggtctacttgagattttgatatacctcattttttttgcataacataaaatgatctatgaaaatagatggagggcatggatgaaacacatacatcatggtggggcccacagagcaccgaccaccagccattggctggtggtagggggagtagccagtttcCAGTACTGGCGTCTGGCACTCCTCAAGCTCtgggcgctcctcgagctccgagttgtacgaacggttcaaagaagatcaGAGTTAtctgggtcccacagtgatgtatttattatatctacaccgttcatatatttttagagatcattatagaacatcataaaaaaatgaataatatccaaagatcatttggaccataccacaaataacaaatAGCAGCAgtgaatgattttcatcgttaaacaattcgtgtagtccacttgatagttagatctatcttatttttcatctcaagccttaaaacgagctcgccaaatgaatggacggtttggatataacatataccccatgatcagacccacataactcacTAACGTCAATACAAATGTCATGCTGTGCAAGCTGGTGCTTGCGTAAAAAGCAAGTCACTGCCATTTGGTGCAGTTCACGTCAACGGTTCAGTAAAAACATGGTTACGATAGATGGAATGTTCTTTCAgagctatgtgtggcccaccttgatgtatatgttttatctaagccgttcatcgattttgaaatatcattttaggccttgaacaAAAAATACCgtatattaaaggttgaagtggaccacaccacatgaatcaaTTGGATTAAATCATACAAtctgaatcgtacccaacccgatctaaCTCGATCTTCCTGACCGAgccggactcggttcgggtcaggccaaccatgcgtcGGATCGGTCCGAGTCAAGTGACCCATATCCGGTCATGGATTGGATCGAATTTGGTTCAAGCCATTGAAATtacggatcagatcgagttggaCACAATCCGATTCGATCCAgaccaatgcccagctctagctccAAGCTTCATCTCTAATTGCCTCCATCATAACTTTATTATCGTcgttgcttctcgtgcacactttcTTCATCAACGTTTCGTCAGACCCAAAGAATTCGAATAGAATTGGAACTTCCATGTGGAaaccacctttgtaagcatgtcTGTTAAATTCACGCCTATGTGAATCTTATTGAGGATAACACCGCTTCCCTTAAGCACCTATCATATAAAATAATGACGAATATCAATTTTTTTAGTACGAGACTGATAAACTGAATTCATCACTAAATTGATCACGCTTTCGTTGCCATAGTTAACCAGCACGACCTCCTTCTAAAGCCCGAGTTCGTtcatcattcctctcaaccaaacaccttccttgtaAGCTTCCGTCACCGCCATATACTCAACTTCGGTGTAGAAaggtgtaacgtcttggaaaactCCATACTAAGACCCGAGTTCAACCATGAATAGGACCTCCTGAGGGCCATACTTGACTAGCTGCCAATGACTAGGTGTGCGTTAGTACTTAACATTAGAGAAATAAAGCTCAGGCCACCATTCCTACCAATAAATATAATCCAAGATCACAAGTGCACTAACGCACAACCATCCGATAACCCGAGTGAAATTCCGAGGGGCTGCTCCTCTCGGGAGTGCCTTGAAACTCCGCGAGGAACCTAGACCACTCGTCGAGGGTCCACTAGTCTTGAAATTATAGAGAAATGTCCACGttactgggctcgacgttcaTTGCAAGAGTCGGACTTGGGTAGTGTCCAAAACCGCTCAACTTTAGCCgagggacgagtgcatgagaagtgcaactACCCTAAAGGAAaaagctaaaacttaagtgaattgggttgttcactcttacgcaaagttgagaatttcacaCCGTCACACGTAGACTAAGAAAAATTTTCCACACACATCCGTATAACCATGGCCCCGATTGAACATTACTAATTGTTGATctgatcactacaagaaatatggtttttaccaacgaaacttttaccgacgaaaataatTTTCgcaggtaaagatgacttttaccgacaaaaattattttcgcaggtaaaagttatctttgcctacgaaaattttcgtaggtaatggCTGTTTTCAATTAAGTcgtctttacctacgaaatttccGTAGgtgtttacttttacctaccaaaTCTAATGTGGTAAGTAAAAGTTATCTTTGCCTACGAACATTTTTGTAGGTGATGGGTGTTAaatgtttacttttacctaccaaatctaatttcgtaggtaaaagtcatctttgcctatgaaaataaaaatctaaatgtTTACTTTTACCCACCAAAGCTAATGTTGAatgtaaaagtcatctttacctacgaaaatttccgTAGGTGAAAGGTCTTTTCAATTTCCCCCCTCCCTACCAAATctagtttcgtaggtaaaagttatcTTTCAATTTTCGTAAGTGTTAGATTTTCTTTTACCTACCAAATCTAATTTCCGACGTAAAAGTTATCTttgcctacgaaaattttcataggtaaagggtcATTAGAAGAAATATGATTTTCATCGACGAAACTtgttaccgacgaaaattttatttcgtaggtaaaatccATCTTTACCCACGataatttttgtaggtaaaggttgttttaaaattttcaactaCAATAAAAACTCGAAAAGTACTTTTATCAACGATATTAAAGGTTgcaggtaaaagtcatctttacatttcgtaggtaaagggtgttttgaatttttctttaaaatgaaaaattgaaaactttacttttaccgacgaaatatgatTTTGTacgtaaaagtcatctttacctacgaaaatgttcgtagatAAAGGgcgttttcaatttttcaaactaCAAAAAagcgaaaagtttacttttacctacgaaatctaatttcgcagataaaatcatatttaaaatttttaaaaagtttacttttacttaCAAATTGAAATGTCGTAGGtgaaagccatctttacctacgaaactttttgtaggcaaaggatgttttgaatttttgaagacTTTTTACCTAATAAAAATACACTTGTACCCacgaaattttcgtaggtaaagaaaCGTGTATGggggacttttacctacgaaatgattcGTGGGTAAAaagataatattttattttatgattttacacttttacctacgaaatatttcgtaggtaaaagtcatcttatTCCCCCCTTTATATCTGATATACACCTCTTACAATATtagttcatcatattcttcctgatatacacctgttataaaatatatatacacaaatGCATGCATATGTGTTTGCGTGACCTGAACTCAAATCACCATTGAAACCAGACAAGCAATTCCAATAACCCTACAAAGAAAACAAAAGTTATAGCCTTGCATTAGTTTTTTAAATGTTCCCACTTGTTACATTTTTTTCACGTACACAGTTATCTTCCATCTGGATATCATGATGATACTTACCAAAGAAAGGGAATCCCCTCAAAGAGATTGAAGAAGCTCCAAAACTACTTTCCTGTCAGGCATGCTTGGAATGGCCCCCTTCACTTGAAGGCACAGAGAAGCTGCGGCAGCTGCAATACAACAGTTGCAAATGGTAACATCCCATAGCTGTAAGAATATAGAAGGAAGCCACAGCGAACGAAACACAAACATGCGTACCAGCAAACTGCAAGGATTCCCTCTTGGACTTGCCCTCCACAAGAGCCACGGCAATAGCAGCAGTAAAGGTATCACCAGCTCCAGTTGTATCTAGAACTTTGGAAGCTGAAATGATAGGTTGTTGTATTGGATCCTCCCCTTCTACAAATAGAGCTGACCCTTTTGCCCCAAGCTTTACCAGGACTTGTTTGACACCCTGAAATGCTCACAACAGTACACAATCTACAGATATTAAGCATGATGCCATCTGTTATTGTTCAGATTACTAGACCACAAATGGATGCCATGTTTTCAGCGCAACTGTAAAATCACATGGGTGCACATCAATTCATATTTGTATGTCGTActtcaaaattattattattttttctataaaATGCGTCGATCAAGACCAATTTGGTTTG is a genomic window containing:
- the LOC131256843 gene encoding ribokinase-like; protein product: MAMNEQGVKQVLVKLGAKGSALFVEGEDPIQQPIISASKVLDTTGAGDTFTAAIAVALVEGKSKRESLQFAAAAASLCLQVKGAIPSMPDRKVVLELLQSL